One window of the Pogoniulus pusillus isolate bPogPus1 chromosome 38, bPogPus1.pri, whole genome shotgun sequence genome contains the following:
- the FEZ1 gene encoding fasciculation and elongation protein zeta-1 isoform X1 → MEAPLVSLEEEFEEGLGEDGGTPQRSADSALAELESFSAEMMSFKSMEDLVQEFDEKLTVCFRNYDAATEGLAPVRGQLQAQEEEERLQDEEVWDALTDGFGPRGSPQPWLLPEAEVLDGTNPQLCEKEEEELTERSEQDSGINEEPLLTAEQVIEELEELMQSSPDPEADPEGDEEEEEEEEEAEANAKSEGGSGGTEPILLHELQALSPTNNNCSHEGLGRLSAQELAVAAGRAEAASRALSAELVAQLARRDELAFEKEVKTAFIGALLAVQGEQREAARRRRRDKGLSLQGARAERSTHMPRKRFSMEGISSILQSGLRQTFGPTAHEKQYLNTVIPYEKKGSPPSVEDLQMLTNILFAMKEGNEKVPTLLTDYILKVLCPT, encoded by the exons ATGGAGGCAcccctggtcagcctggaggaggagtTTGAGGAGGGCCTCGGGGAGGATGGGGGGACCCCGCAGCGCAGCGCGGACTCGGCGCTGGCCGAGCTGGAGAGTTTCTCGGCTGAGATGATGAGTTTCAAGTCGATGGAGGACCTGGTGCAGGAgtttgatgagaagctcaccgTCTGCTTCCGCAACTATGACGCCGCCACTGAGGGCCTGGCCCCTGTGCGAGGGcagctccaggcacaggaggaggaggagcgcCTCCAGGATGAGGA GGTCTGGGATGCTCTCACCGATGGCTTTGGCCCCCGaggctccccccagccctggctgctccccgAGGCTGAGGTTCTTGATGGCACCAACCCCCAG ctctgtgagaaggaggaggaggagctcaCTGAGAGGAGCGAGCAAGACTCAGGCATCAACGAGGAGCCACTGCTGACAGCTGAGCAG gtcattgaggagctggaggagctgatgCAGAGTTCACCTGACCCCGAAGCTGACcctgagggagatgaggaggaggaagaggaggaggaggaagctgaggcgAATGCCAAAAGTGAAGGTGGCAGTGGGGGAACGGAGCCCATCTTGCTTCATGAGCTGCAGGCTCTCTCCCCCACCAACAACAACTGCTCCCATGAAG GGCTGGGCCGGCTGTCTGCGCAGGAGCTGGCGGTGGCAGCAGGGCGTGCGGAGGCGGCGAGCCGGGCGCTGTCGGCAGAGCTGGTGGCACAGCTGGCGCGGCGGGACGAGCTGGCCTTCGAGAAGGAGGTGAAGACAGCCTTCATCGGGGCACTGCTGGCCGTGCAGGGCGAGCAGCGCGAGGCCGCCAGGCGCCGCCGCCGCGACAAGGGCCTGAGCCTGCAGGGGGCACGGGCAGAGCGCAGCACCCAcatgcccaggaag CGCTTCAGCATGGAAGGCATCTCCAGCATCCTGCAATCCGGCTTGCGCCAGACCTTTGGCCCCACTGCCCACGAGAAGCAG TACCTGAACACGGTGATTCCCTATGAGAAGAAAGGTTCCCCGCCCTCTGTTGAGGACCTGCAGATGCTTACCAACA TCCTGTTCGCCATGAAGGAGGGGAATGAGAaggtgcccacactgctcacgGACTACATCCTCAAAG TGCTCTGCCCAACCTGA
- the FEZ1 gene encoding fasciculation and elongation protein zeta-1 isoform X2 has protein sequence MEAPLVSLEEEFEEGLGEDGGTPQRSADSALAELESFSAEMMSFKSMEDLVQEFDEKLTVCFRNYDAATEGLAPVRGQLQAQEEEERLQDEEVWDALTDGFGPRGSPQPWLLPEAEVLDGTNPQLCEKEEEELTERSEQDSGINEEPLLTAEQVIEELEELMQSSPDPEADPEGDEEEEEEEEEAEANAKSEGGSGGTEPILLHELQALSPTNNNCSHEGLGRLSAQELAVAAGRAEAASRALSAELVAQLARRDELAFEKEVKTAFIGALLAVQGEQREAARRRRRDKGLSLQGARAERSTHMPRKYLNTVIPYEKKGSPPSVEDLQMLTNILFAMKEGNEKVPTLLTDYILKVLCPT, from the exons ATGGAGGCAcccctggtcagcctggaggaggagtTTGAGGAGGGCCTCGGGGAGGATGGGGGGACCCCGCAGCGCAGCGCGGACTCGGCGCTGGCCGAGCTGGAGAGTTTCTCGGCTGAGATGATGAGTTTCAAGTCGATGGAGGACCTGGTGCAGGAgtttgatgagaagctcaccgTCTGCTTCCGCAACTATGACGCCGCCACTGAGGGCCTGGCCCCTGTGCGAGGGcagctccaggcacaggaggaggaggagcgcCTCCAGGATGAGGA GGTCTGGGATGCTCTCACCGATGGCTTTGGCCCCCGaggctccccccagccctggctgctccccgAGGCTGAGGTTCTTGATGGCACCAACCCCCAG ctctgtgagaaggaggaggaggagctcaCTGAGAGGAGCGAGCAAGACTCAGGCATCAACGAGGAGCCACTGCTGACAGCTGAGCAG gtcattgaggagctggaggagctgatgCAGAGTTCACCTGACCCCGAAGCTGACcctgagggagatgaggaggaggaagaggaggaggaggaagctgaggcgAATGCCAAAAGTGAAGGTGGCAGTGGGGGAACGGAGCCCATCTTGCTTCATGAGCTGCAGGCTCTCTCCCCCACCAACAACAACTGCTCCCATGAAG GGCTGGGCCGGCTGTCTGCGCAGGAGCTGGCGGTGGCAGCAGGGCGTGCGGAGGCGGCGAGCCGGGCGCTGTCGGCAGAGCTGGTGGCACAGCTGGCGCGGCGGGACGAGCTGGCCTTCGAGAAGGAGGTGAAGACAGCCTTCATCGGGGCACTGCTGGCCGTGCAGGGCGAGCAGCGCGAGGCCGCCAGGCGCCGCCGCCGCGACAAGGGCCTGAGCCTGCAGGGGGCACGGGCAGAGCGCAGCACCCAcatgcccaggaag TACCTGAACACGGTGATTCCCTATGAGAAGAAAGGTTCCCCGCCCTCTGTTGAGGACCTGCAGATGCTTACCAACA TCCTGTTCGCCATGAAGGAGGGGAATGAGAaggtgcccacactgctcacgGACTACATCCTCAAAG TGCTCTGCCCAACCTGA